The genomic stretch TTAAAGAAATTCTTTCGGTAGTGCCTTATCAGCTGAATGGACTAGAACTTGGAAATGCTTATGCTACAATTGACATATTTGTAAATCGAATGCAAGTGGGTGATTTTATTCTTACACCTGATGGCGATGATATCTATTTTGGAGAAATTACAAGTGACTATTATATGGAATCTACCGTTGACAATGATAGTACTGGTTATCCTCATCAGCGTAAAGTGAAATGGTTGAATAATACATCCAGAAAGAACCTTTCCATGCCATTAAGGTCTTCCTTAAAAGTACACAGGACAACAGCTGATCTATCTGCTCATGTTGAAGAAATAGAGTGTTTAGCAAATGGAAAAGAATATAAAGTTGAAAAATTGAATGAAGCGAATGTTATATCAGTAAATTATCCTTTGCGTCCGGATTATACTATTTCATTTAATGTCCCATCGAATATTTCAAAAGATGAGGCTAAAAGATTAAGTAATTATTTAGAAACATTATATTTTGTTCAATAACTATAAAATGAAGGGATGGCTTTTATGAATAAAGTTGAAAAAGTGTACAAATATATTG from Anaerocolumna sp. AGMB13020 encodes the following:
- a CDS encoding restriction endonuclease; amino-acid sequence: MKNAWLVRPFPHGAKRLDEFKTQNIVAVGWPGIGDLTNKSREDIKEILSVVPYQLNGLELGNAYATIDIFVNRMQVGDFILTPDGDDIYFGEITSDYYMESTVDNDSTGYPHQRKVKWLNNTSRKNLSMPLRSSLKVHRTTADLSAHVEEIECLANGKEYKVEKLNEANVISVNYPLRPDYTISFNVPSNISKDEAKRLSNYLETLYFVQ